Proteins from one Mycobacterium sp. EPa45 genomic window:
- a CDS encoding bifunctional 2-polyprenyl-6-hydroxyphenol methylase/3-demethylubiquinol 3-O-methyltransferase UbiG translates to MTETGEATPVDAIYRAGAAGMSCWSRNHRGLVRELLMNRWLGAPGVAAHDRLADELVMTECSGGTTLDLGCGPGRFTAALQHRGSAALGVDASAVAVALTRHRGGAAMRRDLFGSLPAQGCWDRVLLADGNIGIGGDPVRTLRRAAELLAPGGRVIVEVDSSGTDTASVSRELLRWETHSARGAWFRWARLGADALSAVADAAGLELHKIVTIPPHIIAVLGPVRSPATP, encoded by the coding sequence TTGACTGAGACGGGCGAAGCCACACCGGTCGACGCGATCTATCGAGCCGGTGCCGCGGGGATGTCGTGCTGGTCGCGCAATCACCGCGGGCTGGTACGGGAATTACTGATGAACCGCTGGCTTGGCGCACCCGGCGTGGCCGCCCATGATCGGCTCGCCGACGAATTGGTGATGACCGAGTGCTCCGGCGGCACGACCCTCGATTTAGGTTGCGGCCCAGGACGATTCACCGCCGCTCTGCAACACCGAGGGTCAGCGGCACTAGGTGTCGACGCGTCGGCGGTGGCTGTGGCGTTGACGCGTCACCGCGGAGGCGCCGCGATGCGCCGTGATCTCTTCGGGTCGCTGCCAGCCCAGGGGTGCTGGGACCGGGTGCTGCTCGCCGATGGAAACATCGGCATCGGTGGGGACCCTGTCCGAACCTTGCGCCGGGCGGCCGAATTGTTGGCACCCGGTGGGCGGGTCATCGTCGAAGTCGACTCCTCGGGTACTGACACGGCGTCGGTATCGCGCGAGTTGCTGCGCTGGGAGACCCACTCGGCTCGAGGAGCCTGGTTTCGATGGGCGCGGCTGGGTGCCGATGCGCTTAGCGCGGTCGCCGACGCGGCCGGGCTGGAGCTGCACAAGATCGTCACCATTCCCCCGCACATCATCGCCGTTCTGGGCCCAGTGCGCAGTCCGGCCACCCCGTAG
- a CDS encoding maleylpyruvate isomerase family mycothiol-dependent enzyme, producing the protein MVTTNAVLDVIARDGRALVAAAASEWARPVPDCPDWDAAGLVRHTGGILAWMARIVETGERTSFRSLPPPPEEDAELAAWFLENLERTLTVMRNGDPDRTVWTFSSLGDHRASWWWRRLGVEMAIHRWDAEYAVAIADGPTPRPLDSAVAMAGIEEFVAEFLPGLLAQPAAERPSGTLRLHITDVMTDRWLDLDDQGTDLIGPTEVDTTVRGTASAVLLWLTNRHTDAVVAGDRSLLDAWTALKR; encoded by the coding sequence ATGGTGACAACTAACGCGGTGCTGGACGTCATTGCGCGCGACGGTCGAGCACTGGTCGCGGCGGCCGCCTCGGAATGGGCTCGGCCGGTGCCGGATTGCCCCGACTGGGACGCCGCAGGCCTGGTCCGTCACACCGGGGGAATCCTCGCGTGGATGGCCCGCATCGTCGAAACCGGTGAGCGAACCAGCTTCCGGTCATTGCCGCCGCCTCCCGAGGAGGACGCCGAGCTGGCGGCGTGGTTCCTCGAGAACCTGGAGCGCACCCTAACGGTGATGCGCAACGGCGACCCTGACAGGACGGTGTGGACGTTCTCCAGCCTCGGCGATCACCGGGCGTCGTGGTGGTGGCGACGGCTGGGGGTAGAGATGGCCATCCACCGCTGGGACGCTGAGTATGCCGTCGCTATCGCCGATGGGCCGACACCGCGGCCGCTCGACAGTGCCGTCGCGATGGCAGGAATCGAGGAGTTCGTGGCGGAGTTCCTGCCCGGGCTGCTGGCTCAGCCGGCGGCCGAGCGGCCATCGGGAACGCTGCGTCTGCACATCACCGACGTGATGACCGACCGATGGCTCGACCTCGACGATCAGGGCACGGATCTGATCGGCCCGACGGAGGTCGACACCACCGTTCGGGGCACGGCGTCGGCCGTCCTGTTGTGGCTGACTAACCGGCACACCGACGCCGTCGTGGCCGGCGACCGCAGCCTGCTCGACGCGTGGACCGCACTGAAGCGCTGA
- a CDS encoding molybdopterin-dependent oxidoreductase, protein MSGTDPDNEPPRYGFPKSLWRTLDQHPPPGAQRFMRWRSPLRGQWLTSVFGAVLLVALPIVIVTGLLSYIAYGPQFGQAIPADVGVLKLPTFNWPANPSWLYRLTQGVHVGLGLILIPVVLAKLWSVIPRFFAWPPSRSIAQLLERISLIMLVGGILFEIVTGVLNIQYDYIFGFSFYTAHYFGAWVFIAGFVVHVAIKFPKMLAGLRGLSLRQVMKTRVADTRPEPADPDGLVAPNPAPATISRRGALALVGAGSAFLAIITAGQTIGGFTRHAALLLPRGRNLGEGPNAFEVNKTFAASLIDPRTTSDTWRLTLTGGPHPVTLDRVALLAMAQHTATLPIACVEGWSSTQVWTGVPLRNLATLAGVSNPASAYVRSLERYGFNQATLQQNQVTHPDALLALKVNGVDLSPDHGYPARIIVPALPGVHCTKWVAAIDFRKA, encoded by the coding sequence ATGAGTGGTACGGACCCGGACAACGAACCGCCGCGGTACGGTTTTCCAAAGTCCTTGTGGCGCACCCTCGACCAGCATCCACCGCCAGGAGCGCAGCGGTTCATGCGATGGCGCAGCCCGCTGCGCGGTCAATGGTTGACGTCGGTGTTCGGGGCCGTACTTCTCGTGGCGCTGCCGATCGTCATTGTGACCGGCCTGCTGTCCTACATCGCCTACGGTCCTCAGTTCGGGCAGGCGATACCTGCGGATGTTGGTGTGCTCAAGTTGCCGACGTTCAACTGGCCGGCCAACCCGTCTTGGCTGTATCGGCTCACACAGGGTGTGCACGTCGGACTGGGTCTGATTCTGATCCCGGTAGTCCTGGCCAAGCTGTGGTCGGTGATCCCGCGATTCTTCGCCTGGCCGCCGTCGCGTTCAATCGCTCAACTGTTAGAACGCATTTCGCTGATCATGCTGGTCGGTGGAATCCTCTTCGAGATCGTCACCGGTGTCCTCAACATCCAGTACGACTACATCTTCGGGTTCAGCTTCTACACCGCCCACTACTTCGGAGCGTGGGTATTCATCGCAGGATTCGTGGTGCACGTCGCCATCAAGTTCCCCAAGATGCTCGCCGGCCTGCGAGGGTTGTCACTACGACAGGTCATGAAAACCCGAGTCGCGGACACCCGCCCCGAACCAGCCGATCCCGACGGACTCGTCGCCCCCAACCCCGCCCCCGCCACGATCAGCCGGCGCGGCGCTCTGGCGCTCGTCGGCGCAGGCTCGGCTTTCCTTGCGATCATCACCGCCGGACAAACGATCGGCGGGTTCACCCGGCACGCAGCACTGTTGTTACCGCGCGGCCGAAATCTCGGGGAGGGCCCCAACGCCTTCGAGGTCAACAAGACCTTCGCCGCATCACTCATCGACCCCCGAACAACAAGCGACACATGGCGATTGACGTTGACCGGCGGCCCACATCCGGTAACCCTCGACCGTGTGGCGCTACTTGCCATGGCGCAACACACCGCAACGCTGCCGATCGCCTGTGTGGAGGGCTGGTCAAGCACACAGGTCTGGACCGGCGTACCCCTGCGGAATCTAGCCACACTGGCAGGTGTCTCCAACCCCGCCTCGGCCTATGTCCGATCGCTAGAGCGTTATGGCTTCAACCAGGCGACCCTGCAACAGAACCAGGTCACGCACCCGGACGCGTTGTTGGCCCTGAAGGTCAACGGCGTCGATCTGTCCCCCGACCACGGATATCCGGCTCGGATCATCGTGCCAGCCCTGCCCGGCGTGCACTGCACAAAATGGGTGGCCGCGATCGACTTCCGAAAGGCGTGA
- a CDS encoding RNA polymerase sigma factor, with protein sequence MTVTADESALIAALRLGDERAFAQLVDRHTMAMLRVARRYVKSQSSAEDVVQETWMALVRGIGTFEGRSSIRTWLFAVLINIAKSRGIREHYDHDAVAVLGTVEDPARFYSADDPRAGAWREPPSSFPDSPEGSVLRGELRTVAQREIDKLPEAQRAVVTLRDMLGFDASEVCELLDISAGNQRVLLHRGRVAVRQALERYVRGTASSPTR encoded by the coding sequence GTGACCGTGACCGCCGACGAATCGGCACTGATCGCCGCCCTGCGGCTCGGGGATGAGAGAGCCTTCGCCCAGCTTGTCGATCGACACACCATGGCGATGTTGCGCGTGGCTCGCAGATACGTGAAAAGCCAGTCGAGCGCCGAGGATGTTGTGCAGGAGACGTGGATGGCGCTGGTGCGCGGGATCGGCACGTTCGAAGGCCGATCGTCGATACGGACGTGGTTGTTTGCGGTCCTGATCAACATCGCCAAGTCGCGCGGGATCCGGGAACACTACGACCACGACGCGGTGGCCGTGCTTGGCACCGTGGAGGATCCGGCGCGTTTTTACAGCGCCGACGATCCCCGTGCGGGAGCATGGAGGGAGCCGCCGTCGTCGTTTCCTGACAGCCCTGAAGGATCTGTCCTGCGCGGTGAGCTGCGCACGGTGGCGCAGCGAGAAATCGACAAGCTACCCGAGGCCCAACGCGCGGTCGTAACCCTGCGCGACATGCTTGGCTTCGACGCATCCGAGGTGTGCGAGCTGCTCGACATCAGCGCAGGGAACCAACGAGTCTTGCTGCACCGTGGCCGCGTAGCAGTCCGCCAAGCCCTCGAACGTTATGTGCGAGGGACGGCATCATCGCCGACGCGGTAG
- a CDS encoding anti-sigma factor, which translates to MVRLVTDYLEGALDDAQRQRFEDHLRTCDGCTAYLEQLRLTVALVGEIREEHLDPVFRDRLLVAFADTTDTW; encoded by the coding sequence ATGGTCCGTTTGGTCACCGACTACCTCGAGGGGGCCCTCGACGACGCCCAGCGCCAGCGGTTCGAAGACCACCTGCGAACGTGCGATGGCTGTACCGCCTACCTCGAACAACTTCGTCTCACCGTGGCGTTGGTGGGGGAGATCCGCGAGGAACACCTCGACCCAGTGTTCCGCGACCGCCTTCTGGTGGCCTTCGCCGACACGACGGATACGTGGTGA
- a CDS encoding haloalkane dehalogenase — MHTLRTPDDRFADLPNYAFEPHYVHVEAGDGDRLRVHYLDEGPADGETVLLLHGEPSWSFLYRWMIPVLVEAGLRAVALDLVGFGRSDKPASRADYTYQRHVDWTWAAIEAIGLSDMTLVCQDWGGLIGLRLVGEHPNRFARVVAANTFLPTGDRHPGEAFLAWQRYSQETPAFKVGQIVNGGCLSTLSAAVVAGYDAPFPDDSFKQGARQFPLLVPTSPEDPAAPANRAAWESLRAFDRPFLCAFSDSDPITGGAEKVLHAEIPGAARFQPVTITNAGHFLQEDKGEELANEVVAFVTATPRR; from the coding sequence ATGCACACCCTTAGGACACCTGATGACAGGTTCGCGGACCTGCCGAACTACGCTTTCGAACCGCATTATGTGCATGTCGAGGCCGGGGACGGTGACCGCCTGCGGGTCCACTACCTCGACGAGGGTCCAGCCGACGGTGAGACCGTGCTGTTGTTGCACGGCGAACCATCGTGGTCGTTCCTCTACCGCTGGATGATTCCCGTGCTCGTCGAAGCCGGCTTGCGTGCGGTCGCCCTCGACCTCGTCGGCTTCGGGCGCAGCGACAAGCCCGCCAGCCGAGCCGACTACACCTATCAAAGGCACGTGGACTGGACCTGGGCGGCAATCGAGGCGATCGGCTTGTCCGATATGACGTTGGTCTGCCAGGACTGGGGCGGCCTCATCGGACTACGCCTTGTGGGTGAACATCCGAACCGATTCGCTCGAGTCGTTGCGGCGAACACCTTCCTGCCGACCGGTGATCGGCATCCGGGTGAGGCCTTTCTCGCCTGGCAGCGATACAGCCAGGAGACCCCCGCCTTCAAGGTAGGACAAATCGTCAACGGCGGCTGCCTCAGCACGCTGTCTGCCGCCGTGGTGGCCGGCTATGACGCACCCTTTCCCGACGACTCGTTCAAACAGGGGGCACGGCAATTTCCGCTGCTGGTCCCCACCTCACCCGAGGACCCAGCCGCACCTGCCAACCGCGCGGCCTGGGAATCCCTTCGAGCATTCGACCGCCCGTTCTTATGCGCCTTCTCCGATTCCGATCCCATCACCGGAGGCGCCGAAAAAGTCTTGCATGCCGAAATCCCCGGCGCCGCAAGGTTTCAGCCCGTAACCATCACAAATGCCGGACACTTCCTCCAGGAGGACAAAGGCGAGGAACTCGCCAACGAGGTCGTCGCCTTCGTCACCGCCACCCCACGCAGGTAA